A region from the Sphingomonas sp. S2-65 genome encodes:
- a CDS encoding amino acid permease, whose translation MASLFRLKPIVADHERPPEHRLQRTLSWPHLVALGVGAIVGTGILTLIGVGADRAGPAVILSFAIAGAICACAALAYAEMATMIPASGSAYTYSYSVLGEVVAWVVGWSLLAEYTLVVATVAVGWSGYTTGFLHGLGIHLPAALTHGPVMLNGAIAEWGVNVPALAIVAIVAGLLIVGTRESATLNAILVVVKLIALAIFVAVALPYFDAANLEPFAPFGFSKHLSGDGVERGVMAAAAIIFFAFYGFDAISTAAEEAKNPSRDLAIGIVGSMLVCVVIYMVVAVTAVGALSYTRFADSPEPLALILRQIGQPFTATVLAASAVIALPTVILAFLYGQSRIFFVMARDRMLPESLARVSRRGTPVRITIFTACVVTFFAAFFPIDEIAALANAGTLTAFAAVGLCMLVMRRRAPNAVRPFRAPAAWLVGLGAIFGCLYLFVSLPGQTQLLFGIWNVIGLGVYFAYSRRNVDKAAA comes from the coding sequence ATGGCCAGCCTGTTTCGTTTGAAGCCGATCGTCGCGGATCATGAGCGGCCGCCCGAACATCGGCTCCAGCGCACCTTGTCGTGGCCGCATCTCGTCGCACTGGGCGTCGGCGCGATCGTCGGCACGGGCATCCTGACGCTGATCGGCGTCGGCGCGGACCGCGCGGGGCCGGCGGTGATCCTGTCCTTCGCGATCGCCGGGGCGATCTGCGCCTGCGCGGCGCTGGCTTATGCCGAGATGGCGACGATGATCCCGGCATCGGGCAGCGCCTATACCTATAGCTATTCGGTGCTCGGCGAAGTCGTCGCCTGGGTGGTGGGGTGGAGCCTGCTGGCCGAATATACGCTGGTGGTGGCGACCGTGGCAGTGGGCTGGTCGGGCTATACCACCGGCTTCCTGCACGGGCTGGGCATCCATTTGCCGGCGGCACTGACGCACGGACCGGTGATGCTGAACGGCGCGATCGCCGAGTGGGGCGTGAACGTCCCCGCGCTGGCGATCGTCGCCATCGTCGCAGGGCTGCTGATCGTCGGCACCCGGGAGAGCGCGACGCTCAACGCGATCCTGGTGGTGGTGAAGCTGATCGCGCTCGCGATCTTCGTGGCGGTGGCGCTGCCCTATTTCGACGCGGCCAATCTGGAGCCGTTCGCCCCCTTCGGCTTTTCCAAGCATTTGAGCGGCGACGGCGTCGAGCGCGGGGTGATGGCGGCGGCGGCGATCATCTTCTTCGCTTTCTATGGCTTCGACGCGATCTCGACCGCGGCGGAGGAAGCCAAGAACCCGAGCCGCGATCTCGCCATCGGCATTGTCGGATCGATGCTCGTCTGCGTCGTCATCTACATGGTCGTGGCGGTCACCGCGGTCGGCGCGCTGAGCTATACGCGCTTCGCCGACAGCCCCGAGCCGCTGGCGCTGATACTGCGCCAGATCGGCCAGCCCTTCACTGCGACCGTGCTCGCCGCCTCGGCCGTGATCGCGCTGCCGACGGTGATCCTGGCCTTCCTTTATGGTCAGAGCCGCATCTTCTTCGTGATGGCCCGCGACCGCATGCTGCCCGAGAGCCTGGCGCGGGTGTCGCGGCGGGGGACGCCGGTGCGGATCACGATCTTCACCGCCTGCGTGGTGACCTTTTTCGCGGCCTTCTTCCCGATCGACGAGATCGCGGCACTGGCCAATGCCGGTACGCTGACGGCCTTTGCGGCGGTGGGGCTTTGCATGCTGGTGATGCGGCGGCGGGCACCGAACGCAGTGCGGCCGTTCCGCGCGCCGGCAGCGTGGCTGGTCGGCCTCGGCGCGATCTTCGGCTGCCTGTATCTGTTCGTCAGCCTGCCGGGCCAAACCCAGCTGCTGTTCGGGATCTGGAACGTGATCGGGCTGGGCGTCTATTTCGCCTATTCGCGCCGCAACGTGGACAAGGCGGCAGCGTGA
- a CDS encoding glycoside hydrolase family 28 protein: MRLGLTLLALAALPNNAAAQATLKPAARTCIVTDYGVKGTRVFLDTQAFQRAIDDCAAKGGGRVEVPRGEYLIGPIFLKSNIDLHLAANSELVGITDEASYKVTAATRAYVTNVDWIALINIADAENVAITGKGRIDGQGSAWWDRWRAQARQNRKGGGTNRPRLVHAVRSRNLVFEGVGLYNSPSFHLVLKDSEDIAVRGMAFVAMAHSPNTDAIDPIDVRNVLIEENWFDTGDDVVAIKSLKANPARPDAAVENIVIRGNRGKAGRGICIGSETVGGVRNVLIEDNELDGAMYGIRIKTPRGRGGVVQDIVFRNNRMTDVETPIVFSSYYEGAGYDEEAVAATLKAKGGFVLGHQIYRPTAIRRSPISETARRGSATSPWTD, translated from the coding sequence ATGCGACTGGGCCTCACCCTGCTGGCACTGGCGGCACTGCCGAATAATGCTGCCGCCCAAGCTACGCTCAAGCCCGCGGCGCGGACCTGCATCGTCACCGACTATGGCGTCAAGGGCACGCGGGTGTTCCTGGATACGCAGGCGTTTCAACGCGCCATCGACGATTGCGCGGCCAAGGGCGGCGGGCGAGTCGAAGTGCCGCGCGGCGAATATCTGATCGGACCCATCTTCCTGAAATCGAACATCGACCTGCATCTCGCCGCCAATTCCGAGCTGGTCGGGATCACCGACGAGGCATCGTACAAGGTCACGGCGGCTACCAGGGCCTATGTCACCAATGTCGACTGGATCGCGCTGATCAACATTGCCGATGCCGAGAATGTCGCGATCACGGGCAAGGGGCGGATCGACGGACAGGGCTCGGCATGGTGGGATCGCTGGCGGGCGCAGGCACGCCAGAACCGCAAGGGGGGCGGCACCAATCGGCCGCGGCTGGTGCATGCCGTGCGCAGCCGCAATCTCGTGTTCGAAGGCGTGGGCCTCTACAATTCGCCGAGCTTCCACCTGGTGCTGAAGGACAGCGAGGACATCGCAGTGCGCGGCATGGCCTTCGTGGCGATGGCGCATTCGCCGAACACCGACGCAATCGATCCGATCGACGTGCGCAACGTGCTGATCGAAGAGAATTGGTTCGACACCGGCGACGACGTGGTGGCGATCAAATCGCTCAAGGCCAACCCGGCGCGGCCCGACGCGGCAGTGGAGAACATCGTGATCCGCGGTAATCGCGGCAAGGCCGGGCGCGGCATCTGCATCGGCAGCGAGACGGTGGGCGGCGTCCGCAACGTGCTGATCGAGGACAATGAACTGGACGGCGCGATGTATGGCATCCGGATCAAGACGCCGCGGGGGCGTGGCGGGGTGGTGCAGGATATCGTGTTCCGCAACAACCGCATGACCGATGTCGAGACGCCGATCGTCTTCTCCAGCTATTACGAGGGCGCGGGCTATGACGAGGAAGCCGTCGCCGCGACGCTCAAGGCCAAGGGCGGATTCGTTCTCGGCCACCAGATCTATCGGCCGACAGCGATCCGGCGCAGCCCTATAAGCGAAACAGCACGCCGTGGATCCGCAACGTCACCGTGGACGGACTGA
- a CDS encoding polysaccharide lyase family 1 protein, with protein MLTLALLALAGPTQLAFPAAEGAGRFSQGGRGGQVIYVTNLEDSGPGSLRAAVEAKGPRTILFRVSGTIKLAKPLRIREGRVTIAGQSAPGDGITLRDHTLEIDADDVVIRYLRSRLGDESKSEADAIWIQGGRRIILDHVSASWSVDETLSASANYTKPDQGFYDLTVQWSVIADSLTHSLHAKGEHGYGSLIRGGRGARVSFHHNLWANHAARMPRPGNYSGPDVDPEGAFFDFRSNVFYNWGGSRSGYNADKATLARYNFVDNSYIAGPQSKKNMAFEESNVLAKAYFAGNSMNGTVPSDPWSLVTGVQPEGYRLSAPIDVAPVRPEAAAASYAKVLSGAGASRPRDSVDLAIVRGVRDRTGRQIDSQREVGGWPVLKSSAAPRDNDGDGIPDAWERRHGLNPGNASDGAADRNGDGYTNLEEWLAELAGEKL; from the coding sequence ATGCTGACGCTTGCCTTGCTTGCCCTTGCCGGACCGACCCAGCTTGCCTTTCCAGCTGCGGAGGGCGCTGGGCGCTTCTCTCAAGGCGGACGTGGCGGACAGGTGATCTACGTCACGAATTTGGAGGATAGCGGGCCGGGAAGCCTGCGCGCCGCGGTCGAGGCGAAGGGGCCGCGCACCATCCTGTTTCGCGTCTCGGGCACGATCAAGTTGGCGAAGCCGCTGCGTATCCGTGAAGGGCGCGTGACGATTGCGGGCCAATCGGCACCCGGCGACGGCATCACCCTTCGCGATCACACCCTGGAGATCGATGCCGACGACGTCGTGATCCGCTATCTTCGCTCGCGGCTGGGCGACGAGTCCAAGAGCGAGGCCGATGCGATCTGGATCCAGGGCGGCCGCCGCATCATCCTCGACCATGTCTCGGCGAGCTGGTCGGTCGACGAGACGCTGTCGGCATCCGCCAACTACACCAAGCCCGATCAGGGTTTCTACGACCTTACCGTGCAATGGTCGGTGATCGCCGATTCACTCACCCATTCGCTCCACGCCAAGGGCGAGCATGGCTATGGCAGTCTGATCCGGGGCGGGCGGGGCGCCCGCGTCAGCTTCCACCACAATCTATGGGCCAACCATGCTGCGCGGATGCCGCGGCCCGGCAATTACAGCGGACCCGATGTCGATCCTGAGGGTGCGTTCTTCGACTTCCGTTCGAACGTCTTCTACAATTGGGGCGGCAGCCGGTCGGGCTACAATGCCGACAAGGCGACGCTGGCCCGCTACAATTTCGTCGACAACAGCTACATCGCCGGACCGCAATCGAAGAAGAATATGGCGTTCGAGGAATCGAACGTGCTGGCCAAGGCCTATTTCGCGGGCAACAGCATGAACGGCACGGTCCCCTCCGATCCATGGAGCCTGGTGACCGGCGTGCAGCCCGAGGGCTATCGGCTTAGTGCGCCGATCGACGTGGCACCCGTGCGGCCCGAAGCGGCTGCTGCATCCTATGCCAAGGTGCTGAGCGGCGCGGGGGCATCTAGGCCGCGCGACAGCGTCGACCTGGCAATCGTTCGCGGCGTGCGGGACCGCACCGGAAGGCAGATCGACAGCCAGCGCGAGGTGGGGGGCTGGCCGGTGCTCAAGAGCAGCGCGGCACCGCGAGACAATGACGGCGACGGCATTCCCGATGCGTGGGAGCGCCGGCATGGGTTGAACCCTGGCAACGCCAGCGATGGCGCTGCGGACCGGAACGGCGACGGCTATACCAATCTTGAGGAATGGCTCGCGGAGCTGGCGGGAGAAAAGCTGTGA
- a CDS encoding TonB-dependent receptor domain-containing protein has protein sequence MFHEFKGRRHGGIASCMTTHTLRTTTASGVLSMAMVMAAPASAQEVVALLQTASAAQSSGPAATTSQDAPSPTQNESQGEIESGPAAGDEIVVTGFRASLQDALNVKRRSNQIVDAITAEDIADFPDANLAESIQRLPGVSIDRDNGEGRSITVRGLGGDFQMVRLNGADAQNVAGGSSSDAGANRSRGFDFNTFASELFGGIKITKSTAAENDEGSLGAIIDLTTGRPLAYKTNRFALGAEAEYRENGKSWNPRFTGLASVHVTDNFGLLVSGAYQKQEQQIDRYNRSIGSFEYTYRNSLINGVTPNTYGFARPGGTGPTFGSDPAAYSLITPTTIIPALASVGRQFLSYERVGATATAQWKPSDHTEITLDGVFSRYDQGSETTGITTIGLNRNGTNVRAQQTGTAGLRAPGTTNGNADRVALYGNCVPSAAIDCDGTASGNVVLPGFLNSMNPNNLNPFDYYNNPRSPGYVATANQTGFYNELIGRPNTKIRAANVNGANQADYLVLDDVDWRSSTDAQYGRTDFKQVTLNVHQDIADGFFYDATLGWSKSEFRATGLLAEFNAIDRDGYTFDDRGGGEMPIFSPGFDVANPGSWSLVKGLSTIRYFNNQVDNEFRVARMNFTFEALPEMSIKFGGTFKRFKYEADQGRRSQDIEAINPTLQEAGLQITDLGQTVGFGQGLQVSEGTPTSYYAPDLNKFVNQFGIDCNCVNKWGDFRAVADGRQRNSVQERDASGYFQVDYNVRLLGRPLRGNVGMRVANTQVTGQGNVGGTDGVAGFPVTARNEYWDWLPSMNANWEVADDFLIRFAAAEVISRPQLASLTPGTTSFATGLNAAGAAPAVTVGNPYLNPFRATNLDLSFEKYFRNNGLVAVTLFKKDIASFPQQIALEAPLSSVFEPAVYAQVLSTITSPTLLAYTQRGGTWAVRQFQDAPGGDIKGVEVNVQTDFWFLPAPFDKMGITANYTHIESSLNYLTGSALGTRQTGANGTALNTFAEGPFLNTSPDSFNATLYYENSLWSARVSGAYRTRYVNRFPLSSGTCSVGIDTNAGAACNSPVISDFGYNENQLNVDVALAFNVTKFAKLTIEGRNLTNETQYRTMYADSPVTQTYASTGRIITGGLRLIF, from the coding sequence ATGTTTCACGAATTCAAAGGGCGGCGGCACGGCGGCATCGCCAGCTGCATGACCACGCACACCCTGCGGACGACGACGGCCTCCGGGGTGCTGAGCATGGCGATGGTGATGGCAGCCCCTGCCAGCGCGCAGGAAGTTGTGGCGCTCCTACAAACGGCAAGCGCGGCGCAGAGCAGCGGCCCAGCGGCCACGACCTCGCAAGATGCGCCGAGCCCGACGCAGAACGAATCGCAGGGCGAGATCGAAAGCGGCCCCGCGGCGGGCGACGAGATCGTCGTCACCGGCTTCCGCGCCTCATTGCAGGATGCGCTGAACGTTAAGCGGCGGTCGAACCAGATCGTCGATGCGATCACTGCCGAAGACATTGCCGACTTCCCCGACGCGAATTTGGCCGAATCGATTCAGCGCCTGCCAGGCGTCTCGATCGACCGCGACAATGGCGAGGGACGCTCGATCACCGTTCGCGGCCTTGGCGGCGACTTCCAGATGGTGCGCCTGAACGGCGCGGATGCCCAGAACGTCGCGGGCGGGAGCTCGTCCGATGCCGGTGCCAACCGCTCGCGCGGGTTCGACTTCAACACCTTCGCCTCCGAGCTTTTCGGCGGGATCAAGATCACCAAGTCGACTGCCGCGGAAAATGACGAAGGATCGCTGGGTGCGATCATCGATCTCACCACGGGTCGGCCGCTGGCGTACAAGACCAATCGCTTCGCGCTCGGTGCCGAAGCCGAATATCGTGAGAACGGCAAGAGCTGGAACCCGCGCTTCACGGGCTTGGCGTCGGTCCACGTCACTGACAATTTCGGTCTGTTGGTGTCGGGAGCCTATCAGAAGCAGGAGCAGCAGATTGACCGCTACAATCGCTCGATCGGCTCGTTCGAGTACACTTATCGGAATTCGCTGATCAACGGCGTTACGCCGAACACCTATGGCTTCGCACGGCCCGGCGGGACTGGCCCGACCTTCGGCTCGGATCCGGCGGCATATTCGCTGATCACGCCGACCACGATCATCCCGGCATTGGCGTCGGTCGGCCGCCAGTTCCTCTCTTATGAACGCGTCGGCGCTACGGCCACAGCCCAGTGGAAGCCGAGCGACCATACTGAGATCACGCTGGACGGCGTCTTTTCACGCTATGATCAGGGCAGCGAGACGACGGGCATCACCACGATCGGCCTCAACCGCAACGGCACCAATGTGCGGGCCCAGCAGACCGGAACCGCCGGCCTGCGCGCGCCAGGCACGACCAATGGCAATGCCGATCGCGTCGCACTGTATGGAAATTGCGTTCCCAGCGCCGCGATCGACTGCGACGGAACTGCCAGCGGCAACGTGGTGCTGCCCGGCTTCCTCAACTCGATGAACCCGAACAATCTCAATCCGTTCGATTATTATAATAATCCGCGATCGCCGGGCTATGTCGCCACGGCGAACCAGACGGGCTTCTACAACGAGCTGATCGGCCGCCCGAACACCAAGATCCGCGCCGCTAACGTGAACGGCGCGAACCAGGCCGATTATCTGGTACTCGACGATGTCGACTGGCGCAGCTCGACCGACGCGCAATACGGACGCACCGACTTCAAGCAAGTGACCCTGAACGTTCATCAGGACATTGCCGACGGCTTCTTCTACGACGCGACGCTCGGCTGGTCGAAATCCGAGTTCCGCGCCACAGGGCTGCTCGCGGAGTTCAACGCGATTGACCGCGATGGCTATACCTTCGACGATCGCGGCGGCGGCGAGATGCCGATCTTCAGCCCGGGCTTCGACGTGGCGAACCCGGGGAGCTGGTCGCTGGTCAAGGGCTTGTCGACCATCCGCTACTTCAACAACCAGGTGGACAATGAATTCCGCGTGGCCCGGATGAACTTCACGTTCGAAGCGCTGCCCGAAATGTCGATCAAGTTCGGTGGCACCTTCAAGCGCTTCAAATATGAGGCCGATCAGGGGCGGCGAAGCCAGGATATCGAGGCGATCAATCCGACGCTGCAGGAGGCTGGGCTGCAGATCACCGATCTCGGCCAGACCGTCGGCTTCGGCCAGGGGCTTCAGGTGTCGGAGGGTACGCCGACATCTTATTACGCGCCGGACCTCAACAAGTTCGTCAACCAGTTCGGCATCGACTGCAACTGCGTCAACAAATGGGGCGATTTCCGTGCCGTGGCGGACGGGCGCCAGCGCAACTCGGTTCAGGAGCGGGATGCGTCGGGCTATTTCCAGGTCGACTATAATGTCCGGCTGCTGGGGCGGCCGCTGCGCGGTAATGTCGGCATGCGCGTCGCGAACACCCAGGTGACGGGCCAGGGCAATGTCGGCGGAACCGACGGCGTGGCCGGGTTCCCGGTCACGGCACGCAATGAATATTGGGATTGGCTGCCGTCGATGAACGCGAATTGGGAAGTCGCCGACGACTTCCTGATCCGCTTCGCCGCTGCAGAGGTCATCTCGCGTCCACAGCTCGCCAGCCTGACGCCGGGCACCACATCCTTCGCAACCGGGCTCAACGCCGCGGGCGCGGCTCCGGCGGTGACGGTAGGCAATCCCTATCTGAACCCGTTCCGGGCGACCAACCTCGACCTGAGCTTCGAAAAGTATTTCCGGAACAACGGTCTGGTCGCAGTCACGCTGTTCAAGAAGGACATCGCATCCTTCCCGCAGCAGATTGCACTTGAGGCGCCTTTGTCTTCGGTGTTCGAGCCGGCGGTCTACGCGCAGGTCCTCAGCACGATCACCAGCCCGACGCTGCTGGCCTATACGCAGCGTGGTGGCACCTGGGCGGTGCGGCAGTTCCAGGATGCGCCGGGCGGCGACATCAAGGGCGTCGAAGTCAATGTGCAGACCGATTTCTGGTTCTTGCCGGCGCCGTTCGACAAGATGGGCATCACCGCCAACTACACGCATATCGAGTCGAGCCTCAACTATCTCACGGGCTCGGCGCTCGGAACGCGCCAGACGGGTGCCAACGGGACCGCGCTGAACACCTTCGCGGAGGGGCCGTTCCTCAACACCTCGCCGGACTCGTTCAACGCGACGCTCTATTACGAGAACAGCCTGTGGTCGGCGCGCGTGTCGGGCGCGTATCGCACGCGCTATGTGAACCGCTTCCCGCTCTCCAGCGGGACCTGCTCGGTGGGGATCGACACCAATGCAGGGGCGGCGTGCAACTCGCCGGTGATCAGCGACTTCGGCTACAATGAGAACCAGCTCAACGTCGACGTGGCCTTGGCGTTCAACGTCACCAAGTTTGCCAAGCTGACGATCGAAGGCCGCAACCTGACCAACGAGACTCAGTATCGCACGATGTATGCCGACAGTCCGGTGACGCAGACTTATGCCAGCACTGGCCGCATCATCACCGGCGGGCTTCGCCTGATCTTCTGA
- a CDS encoding LacI family DNA-binding transcriptional regulator, whose protein sequence is MNSQGKPTINDVARLAGVSKKTVSRVINRSPLLNGATRAKVEQVIAEIGYVPNVQARGLALRHNFLIGLIHDNPNAQMVMNVQAGMLEAMRDTEFELIVRPIDRGSSTMLQDIRAFLERQRLYGVMFLPPVSENEMVADLCRELGIRYVRMGSATLDTAEHMVASNDAEVVRDAVAHLVSLGHRRIGLIAGPHGFRSARERRKGFEEALVAAGIKLPRSLIADGNYTFETGLAAADRLLDLSPRPTAIFASNDEMAAATLHAARRRGMNVPEDLSIIGFDDTAIASHIWPPMTTVHWPIISMARSAALKLLTDFFGDDQAVEEPSLFPSTLIHRASVSPPREG, encoded by the coding sequence ATGAACAGCCAGGGCAAGCCCACCATCAACGATGTCGCGCGGCTTGCCGGCGTTTCGAAAAAGACCGTCAGCCGCGTGATCAACCGATCGCCGTTGTTGAACGGAGCGACCCGCGCAAAGGTAGAGCAGGTTATCGCGGAGATCGGCTATGTGCCGAACGTCCAGGCCAGAGGCTTGGCATTGCGACACAACTTCCTGATTGGCCTGATCCACGACAATCCCAATGCTCAGATGGTGATGAACGTGCAGGCCGGCATGCTGGAGGCGATGCGCGATACTGAATTCGAGCTGATCGTGCGCCCGATCGATCGCGGATCTTCGACCATGCTCCAGGATATCCGCGCCTTTCTGGAACGGCAGCGGCTTTACGGGGTCATGTTCCTGCCGCCGGTTTCCGAAAACGAGATGGTGGCCGATCTCTGCCGCGAACTCGGAATCCGCTATGTCCGCATGGGATCCGCAACGCTCGACACGGCCGAGCACATGGTGGCATCCAACGATGCCGAGGTCGTTCGCGACGCGGTCGCTCACTTGGTGTCGCTCGGGCACCGCCGCATCGGGCTGATCGCGGGGCCACATGGGTTCCGCTCGGCACGCGAGCGACGCAAGGGCTTCGAGGAGGCACTGGTCGCGGCAGGCATCAAGCTGCCCCGTAGCCTGATCGCCGATGGCAACTACACGTTCGAAACAGGCCTTGCTGCAGCCGATCGTCTGCTCGACCTGTCGCCCCGCCCGACCGCCATTTTCGCGTCCAATGACGAGATGGCGGCAGCGACGCTTCATGCTGCCCGCAGGCGGGGGATGAACGTGCCCGAAGACCTGTCGATCATCGGCTTCGATGATACTGCGATCGCGAGCCACATCTGGCCGCCGATGACGACGGTACATTGGCCGATCATTTCGATGGCACGATCTGCGGCGTTGAAATTGTTGACGGATTTCTTCGGCGACGATCAGGCAGTCGAAGAGCCGTCGCTGTTTCCATCGACCCTGATCCATCGGGCGTCGGTGTCGCCACCCCGCGAAGGCTGA
- a CDS encoding carboxylesterase/lipase family protein: MLASGLAAAALPGRAWSATAPLVRAPAGTFEGDRVGGVQRFLGIQYGHAPRFQAPVPIATPGVIRPAHAFGPVCPQRGPYRPQAEECLFLNIWTPDANLTARRPVMVYIHGGAYSNGSVTDPLNDGAVLAATEDVVVVTINHRLNALGYLYLARLDPRFPDSGNAGQLDLVLALHWLRGNIANFGGNPKKIMPFGQSGGGGKIATLMGMPAAKGLFHAAATMSGQQVTASGPINATRRAQAYLAGLSVKESDLSPLLTLPVERLVEGLQTPDPIMSGALYFGPVLDMQWLHRHPFWPDPNPQSNTIPMILGNTRDETKAFIPPNSEKVRGLGWDNLAQRIAPEIKIDLLPEWIAAQYRAHFPDDTPTDIFYRATTAGRSWPGQVIEADARANAGAQATWVYQLDFQSPVQPERGAPHTADIPLVFGTLGAQGSISGTGAASHKVSRQMMAAFANLARSGNPNGRGVPTWSRYGVPERATMVFDIHSRTIDDPRKWERELFARAPYIQPGS, from the coding sequence ATGCTCGCGTCCGGGCTGGCGGCGGCAGCGCTGCCCGGGCGAGCTTGGTCCGCTACCGCTCCTTTGGTGCGCGCACCGGCGGGCACGTTCGAGGGCGACCGGGTCGGCGGCGTCCAGCGCTTCCTCGGGATCCAGTACGGCCATGCCCCGCGATTTCAGGCGCCCGTGCCGATCGCCACACCTGGGGTTATCCGTCCTGCGCACGCCTTCGGCCCGGTCTGCCCGCAGCGCGGGCCCTATCGTCCGCAGGCCGAGGAGTGCCTGTTCCTCAACATTTGGACCCCCGATGCCAACTTAACCGCACGCCGCCCGGTGATGGTGTACATTCATGGCGGTGCTTATTCGAACGGAAGCGTCACCGACCCCCTCAACGACGGTGCCGTCCTCGCAGCGACCGAGGACGTGGTGGTGGTGACAATAAACCACCGTCTCAATGCCTTGGGCTATCTCTACCTCGCCCGTCTCGATCCCCGCTTCCCCGACAGCGGCAATGCCGGCCAGCTCGATCTGGTCCTCGCATTACACTGGCTCCGCGGCAACATCGCCAACTTCGGCGGCAACCCAAAAAAAATAATGCCATTCGGCCAATCCGGAGGCGGCGGAAAAATCGCGACGCTGATGGGCATGCCCGCCGCGAAAGGTCTGTTCCACGCCGCAGCAACGATGAGCGGCCAGCAGGTTACCGCGTCCGGACCGATCAACGCCACGCGCCGCGCCCAGGCCTATCTTGCAGGCCTGAGCGTGAAGGAGAGCGATCTCTCGCCCTTGTTGACCTTGCCTGTCGAGCGGTTGGTGGAGGGTCTGCAGACTCCCGACCCGATCATGAGCGGCGCGCTCTACTTCGGTCCAGTACTCGACATGCAATGGCTGCACCGCCATCCGTTCTGGCCCGATCCTAACCCCCAGTCCAACACGATTCCTATGATCCTCGGAAACACCCGGGACGAGACCAAGGCGTTCATTCCGCCGAATTCGGAGAAGGTGCGCGGGCTCGGCTGGGACAATCTGGCACAGCGGATCGCCCCGGAGATCAAGATAGATTTGCTGCCCGAGTGGATCGCCGCGCAATATCGAGCACACTTCCCCGACGACACTCCGACCGACATCTTCTACCGCGCGACGACGGCGGGCCGCAGCTGGCCGGGCCAGGTGATCGAAGCGGATGCCCGCGCCAATGCCGGAGCGCAGGCGACCTGGGTCTATCAGCTCGACTTCCAGTCGCCCGTCCAGCCGGAACGGGGGGCACCGCATACTGCCGACATTCCGTTGGTGTTCGGCACGCTGGGTGCTCAGGGTTCGATCAGCGGCACCGGCGCCGCGTCGCACAAGGTCAGCCGCCAGATGATGGCTGCCTTTGCCAATCTTGCACGCAGCGGCAATCCGAATGGCAGGGGCGTTCCAACCTGGTCGCGCTATGGGGTGCCGGAACGTGCTACGATGGTGTTCGACATCCACAGCCGCACCATCGACGATCCACGCAAATGGGAGCGGGAACTGTTCGCCCGAGCTCCGTATATCCAGCCAGGCAGCTAA
- a CDS encoding sugar kinase, with product MTDTRPIAFFGEVMLRISPPGRELLLQTNQFQVHVGGAEANVATGLASLGHATRMITAVADNPMGAAITRELRGRGVDTSGIVSEAGRVGLYFLQPGAGLRASEVIYDRSHSVFADRSPTAWDWDTALAGCQRLHLSGITPAIGPNTAAAAVAAAEAAGARGIPVSFDGNYRARLWEAWDSDPRSILTQLIGHADILFGNHRDVSLLLGKTFSGDGSDRRREAAEAAFAAFPKLQLIASTARHLDDADSHRVSARVDTRRGGFQTPEVLISGIVDRLGAGDAFAAGVLHGLLESGDPEQAAHSGLALTALKHSLPGDASLFTRADLAAFESGGMDVRR from the coding sequence ATGACCGATACCCGCCCGATCGCCTTTTTCGGGGAAGTGATGCTTCGCATCTCCCCGCCCGGCCGTGAGCTGCTGCTCCAGACCAACCAGTTCCAGGTCCATGTCGGCGGGGCCGAAGCCAATGTGGCGACCGGCCTCGCATCATTGGGCCACGCCACCCGCATGATCACTGCGGTCGCCGACAACCCGATGGGCGCGGCGATCACGCGTGAATTGCGGGGACGCGGCGTGGATACCTCCGGGATCGTCTCGGAAGCGGGCCGCGTCGGGCTCTACTTCCTGCAACCTGGCGCGGGCCTGCGCGCGTCGGAAGTGATCTACGACCGGTCGCATTCGGTATTCGCCGACCGGTCGCCGACCGCGTGGGATTGGGATACGGCGCTTGCCGGCTGTCAGCGGCTCCATCTTTCCGGTATCACGCCGGCGATCGGGCCGAACACGGCCGCCGCGGCGGTCGCGGCGGCAGAGGCTGCGGGCGCACGGGGTATCCCGGTCTCGTTCGACGGCAATTATCGTGCTCGGCTGTGGGAGGCATGGGACAGCGATCCCCGCTCGATCCTGACTCAGCTGATCGGCCATGCCGACATCCTGTTCGGCAACCACCGCGACGTGTCGCTGCTGCTCGGCAAGACCTTTTCCGGCGACGGATCGGACCGTCGGCGCGAAGCGGCGGAGGCGGCTTTCGCGGCTTTCCCCAAGCTCCAGCTCATCGCGTCGACAGCCCGGCATCTCGACGACGCCGACAGCCACCGCGTCTCCGCGCGCGTCGATACGCGTCGGGGCGGGTTCCAGACGCCTGAGGTGCTGATCTCCGGCATCGTCGACCGGCTTGGCGCCGGCGACGCTTTCGCTGCCGGCGTGCTGCACGGGCTTTTGGAGAGCGGCGATCCCGAACAGGCGGCGCATTCCGGGCTGGCGCTCACCGCGCTCAAGCATTCGCTGCCCGGCGATGCGAGCCTCTTCACCCGCGCCGATCTCGCCGCCTTCGAAAGTGGCGGCATGGACGTGCGGCGGTGA